The DNA region cacaattcaattcaaatcaggtcaattatttattcatcatgCCAGTATGAAAATAATTTCCTCAGTTTGCAcatataaaaaatttaaaatataaaaatacactcCACATAATTCTTCAATGACACATGATCACAATTACATGAACAAAACTAAGTATAaataacaatcaatcaatcaatcagtcaatcaatatAACAAGTGTTATTTAGAAAATGGCTTCGCTCTTCAAACAACATGCTCTTCAAAGTGTGAGACCTTTTCTGCTCCTGCTTGGTTGTTTTTTGAAGCAGTGTGCATTTTACATGGTGCATCAACATCAAAACTGAGTTCGGAGCCCGAGCCTAAGTGAAGACTTTGAAAAATCTGTAGGACTACTTGAACATACATTCATACTGAAAGCAAAGACAGAAAAAGTCCTCGTCTTCATTCCCAATGTTGTTACCTTTATTGAATCTTCTTTAATTTCCACCTTGAGATCTTTGGCTTTCTTCAGTGTCTCTGGAACAAACACCTTGACATCAAGGTCATGTAATGTCTGAGCCCAGGCGTACGTCTCCCTTAATGCCCCGTTGTAGGTGTCTGCTGATGATATCATTGCACTGGTTCTGGAATCAAAGCAATTCATTTACCTTAGCGATTAGAAATAAAGGGCTAGAAACCTCAGTTGGTAGACCACCGGCAGGATAATCTGGGGGTCTTAGGTTCTGAAAATCCTGCTCCAGTtaggttttctttgttcaacccacaataaaaaatgtaaagagTTAAAACTAGTTGACTTTTAGATTATAGACCACAAGGGAAACGACTGGGTAAATTCAAACTTtattttgagttgaacaaagaatgaCAAAAAATATAATGACATACGCATGTACCTCTTTTGTTGTAAAGTTGTCGATGACAAATCTTGTTTCACAGTTTCTCCAGCAACTTCTCCTCTGTCCTCATTCGTCTCGTCTGTGagtctttcttttctttctccCACGTCTTCCGACTTACTCTCTTCCCTGCTTGAAGGTTTTTCAACATCAGGCAGTTCCGTAATCTCAACTGTATTGCTTGGGTTTGGCACAGCCgctaaaagtttgttttaatgtcaaacaaacagacaaagagagggggaaaaaaataaaaatgaaggaACAAATAATATAAGCAGGGGAGTTGCCCTTAACTTGGTTTGTGTATTGCCAGCAGGACTATTAGTTAGTTTGACAGTTCACTTGTCTGTTTTTCAAgaaatataaatgtttttcaacactgaactagccagtcaGACTACTTGGGGTATATTTTGACTGGTTCTCAAACTGGCATTTGGTCAGCGGAACACTACTAAGGGAGACCACTGAGTCTGAAATAACACATACGAAAAAATTGTGTGTAAATTAACTCTTAGTCaactaaatttacaatttttgataatgtattttataattttaaaaacaaatggacTCAAAAATATAAATGGTCTTACCCATTAAGGAACTCTCCAACTCTTCAAGCGGTGGACCATTGCCAATTTTCTCGTACTTTGTGAAAGCCTGGTTAGACAGATAAAAGCAATAAGGAAAAAGGGAAACgtgatttctcaaaaaaaatctgCTTATTGGTTTTCTCCCTAACAACTGAACTAGCCAAAGATGACTCAATATTTGTCTAAATCTACAAGATACATTGGGGGAATTTTGATTGAGACACAAGGTGGCACAACACTTACAAGGTAGATAACACTTAAAATGtggacaaaaagaaaacagataTTTCAGAGAATAAAATCAACCTCACCTTCATGACTAACTTTTTAGCCATTCCTGGAGGCAACCCCATTGTGTCGTGCTCATGGCGCATCAGTTTATAGAAGTCTGTCCTGAAAATGAAAGATATGGGAAATTTGCATCAACGTTGTTGGTGgtataaacataaacaaacaataactgcTGATGCATCATGATATAATTATTGATGTTATTGTGATGTTCCACGTCACTTGATACATCATGATCATGATACAGTCATGTTTGGTGTATTTATGGAAGCCACTCTTACtagttataatattattatttttgttctgcCAGTGGcaccattttaaaaaaatgttttagttTACAAACAAAAGGAATACAATTtcacaataattaaattaatttaattctTAGATAAGAAGATTAAAAAAGCGGTGGCAGGGTATGGACCCCCACCCGCCCCGGTGCACTGTGCATACAATTTCAAGCTTTGCCACAAAAAGTGGGGCTTTAAACGTCTTAACCAACGTACGACGTTGGGCATGGGCTGGCGTGTGGCGGTGAGAGAGTGGGGTTCGTCGTTCGTAAGTTCGTCGTGTATCAGATACAATTTGTTGGTAGAGAAAGTCTGAAATCGTGAGCTTATTGAGCTAAAACTTAAAACCGGATTAGACAAGC from Asterias rubens chromosome 7, eAstRub1.3, whole genome shotgun sequence includes:
- the LOC117292090 gene encoding nudC domain-containing protein 3-like isoform X2 — translated: MPNVVRWLRRLKPHFLWQSLKLTDFYKLMRHEHDTMGLPPGMAKKLVMKAFTKYEKIGNGPPLEELESSLMAAVPNPSNTVEITELPDVEKPSSREESKSEDVGERKERLTDETNEDRGEVAGETVKQDLSSTTLQQKRTSAMISSADTYNGALRETYAWAQTLHDLDVKVFVPETLKKAKDLKVEIKEDSIKVAVQSHHAGTSEPQVLIEGKLTMKIRCDESIWSLHPGSYVQLSLEKHRDAWWRAVVQGEPEIDNKSISNVQNVSDMDEDAQQDYQRVMFDMEQKRQGKPTIKEMETQEILRKAWNTDGSPFKGTEFDPSALNITT